In one Bacillus sp. PK3_68 genomic region, the following are encoded:
- a CDS encoding sigma 54-interacting transcriptional regulator, translating to MSHLRAIQHTVQEIAEAITAAIGMEVEIIDEKLRIVAGTGRYEEKVGQMEEEGNLDSGYIYSHILKKGTEYIVEDAQSNPFYHAVENELAEVCCPIKLDRQIVGLIGMVAFTKEQQMVMLHNKDNLLVFLRRMADLLSSKIAESKISDELKIIVETSRDGIVVVDKQGVITLCNHSAEQLINMNRDKLIGQHLHTVWPDSPVLTALQTGEGYADREEFYKGKSSKSKAMHFFTTVNLIFNRTEEDGKQVTGAVVYFRDIADVRKMVYEITENKEYYSFQEILGTSNKVKELKRQAKKIAPSNSTVLITGASGTGKGLLAKAIHYASPRKNKSLIMVNCAAIPDTLLESELFGYEGGAFTGANKSGKVGKFELAHEGTIFLDEIGDMSLHLQVKLLHVLQHREIERVGGTRVLPVDVRVIAATNRDLEQMMQDGEFREDLYFRLNVIPIKIPSLFERKEDIPLLLHHALQKYNDLIGKQIRGFEQEAMELLVSYQWPGNIRELENAVEYAVNIETNDLISKQSIPGRILRSHKGLESTSLKKQLEAYEKQIITKHLQENGYSVQDKRKVAAMLGISESTLYRRIRELGIVK from the coding sequence ATGTCTCATTTAAGAGCAATACAACATACTGTCCAAGAGATTGCAGAGGCTATTACAGCGGCGATTGGCATGGAAGTTGAAATTATCGACGAAAAGTTGAGAATTGTGGCAGGCACAGGTCGATATGAAGAAAAGGTAGGGCAAATGGAGGAAGAAGGAAATTTAGACTCCGGTTATATTTACAGCCATATTTTGAAGAAAGGTACAGAATATATTGTAGAGGATGCACAAAGCAATCCGTTTTACCATGCGGTTGAAAATGAATTGGCTGAAGTATGTTGCCCGATTAAACTGGATCGGCAAATTGTCGGTTTAATCGGCATGGTCGCCTTTACAAAAGAGCAGCAGATGGTGATGCTGCATAATAAAGATAATTTGCTTGTCTTTTTAAGAAGGATGGCCGATTTACTTTCAAGTAAAATAGCAGAATCAAAAATATCCGATGAGCTTAAAATTATTGTGGAAACAAGCCGCGACGGAATTGTTGTCGTGGACAAGCAGGGAGTGATCACCCTATGCAATCATTCAGCAGAACAGCTGATCAATATGAATAGGGACAAACTCATTGGCCAGCATTTACATACGGTTTGGCCTGATTCTCCCGTTTTAACCGCACTGCAAACAGGAGAGGGATACGCTGACCGGGAGGAATTTTACAAAGGGAAGTCGAGCAAATCCAAGGCCATGCATTTTTTTACGACTGTTAATCTTATTTTCAACAGAACAGAGGAAGATGGCAAACAAGTGACTGGAGCTGTTGTGTATTTCCGTGATATTGCCGATGTTCGCAAGATGGTTTATGAAATAACAGAAAATAAAGAATATTATTCTTTTCAAGAAATCCTGGGAACAAGCAATAAAGTGAAAGAGCTGAAGCGGCAAGCTAAAAAAATCGCTCCGAGCAATTCTACTGTGCTGATTACGGGTGCAAGCGGGACAGGAAAAGGACTTTTGGCGAAAGCGATTCACTACGCCAGCCCGAGGAAAAATAAATCGCTGATCATGGTAAATTGTGCGGCGATACCTGATACACTGCTGGAAAGCGAGCTTTTTGGCTATGAGGGCGGTGCCTTTACCGGGGCAAACAAATCCGGCAAGGTCGGAAAGTTCGAGCTGGCCCATGAAGGAACGATATTCCTGGATGAGATTGGGGACATGTCTCTTCATCTGCAAGTGAAATTGCTTCATGTACTGCAGCACAGAGAGATTGAGCGAGTGGGAGGAACAAGAGTTCTCCCCGTTGATGTACGAGTCATCGCAGCAACAAACAGAGACTTAGAGCAGATGATGCAGGATGGAGAGTTTCGGGAGGATCTTTATTTTCGTTTGAATGTCATTCCGATTAAAATTCCATCCTTATTTGAGCGAAAGGAGGACATCCCATTGTTGCTCCACCATGCCCTGCAAAAATACAATGATTTGATAGGCAAGCAGATTAGAGGCTTTGAACAGGAAGCGATGGAGCTGCTGGTTTCTTATCAATGGCCGGGGAATATAAGAGAGTTAGAGAATGCCGTGGAGTATGCGGTGAATATTGAAACGAATGATTTGATTTCCAAACAAAGTATACCTGGGAGAATTTTACGCTCTCACAAAGGGCTGGAGAGCACTTCGTTAAAGAAGCAGCTAGAGGCATATGAGAAACAGATCATAACGAAGCATTTACAAGAAAACGGTTACTCTGTCCAGGATAAAAGAAAGGTTGCAGCCATGCTGGGCATAAGCGAGTCCACATTGTACAGAAGAATAAGAGAGCTGGGTATCGTTAAATAG
- a CDS encoding aspartate aminotransferase family protein, with protein MEINRERLAQLLEKELELFEKKHPTSKALFEQAKSNYIDGVPMNWMVKWAGSYPIFVKEAAGAYFKDVDGNEFIDFCLGDTGSMTGHAPEGAVPAITERIQNGVTFMLPTEDAIWVGKELKKRFGLPYWQVAISATDANRFSLRLARHITKRKYVLVFNYCYHGTVDESFVALENGKLSSRSGNIGPQVDPTETTKVVEFNDIEALEKALAPGDVACVLAEPVMTNIGIIHPEPGFLEALREITKRTGTLLIYDETHTMSAGPGGYTGAHGLEPDMLTVGKAIGSGIPTAVYGFSEEVAQRMKGLISLEDSDTGGIGGTLAGNALSMAAMRATMEHVLTDEFYERNIALAERFSDGVESVIKEKQLSWIVKRLGCRTEYWFRETAPKNGGEAAAAVDFELDRYMHLYALNRGILMTPFHNMALISSQTKESDVDYHTQIFRESVESLLEHAVVQV; from the coding sequence ATGGAAATCAACAGGGAGAGATTGGCGCAGCTGCTTGAAAAAGAATTGGAGCTATTTGAGAAGAAGCATCCAACGTCCAAGGCGTTATTTGAGCAAGCCAAGTCGAATTATATTGATGGCGTACCAATGAACTGGATGGTGAAGTGGGCCGGAAGTTATCCAATTTTTGTAAAAGAAGCAGCAGGGGCCTATTTTAAAGATGTAGACGGAAATGAATTTATCGACTTTTGCCTGGGAGACACAGGATCAATGACTGGACATGCGCCAGAGGGAGCAGTGCCGGCAATTACAGAGCGGATCCAAAACGGTGTCACCTTCATGCTTCCGACAGAGGATGCCATCTGGGTAGGAAAAGAGCTAAAGAAGCGTTTCGGCCTTCCTTATTGGCAGGTGGCGATTTCCGCTACGGATGCTAACCGCTTTTCGTTAAGATTGGCACGCCATATTACAAAGCGCAAATACGTCCTGGTGTTTAATTATTGTTACCATGGGACGGTCGATGAATCTTTCGTCGCTTTAGAAAATGGCAAGCTTTCCAGCCGCAGCGGGAACATTGGTCCGCAGGTGGACCCGACAGAAACGACAAAAGTAGTGGAATTCAATGATATTGAAGCTTTGGAGAAGGCGCTTGCGCCGGGAGATGTAGCTTGTGTCCTGGCTGAGCCGGTGATGACGAATATTGGAATCATCCACCCTGAACCGGGCTTTTTGGAGGCTTTAAGGGAGATTACCAAACGTACAGGCACATTGCTTATTTATGATGAAACCCACACCATGAGTGCTGGCCCTGGCGGTTATACGGGAGCCCATGGTTTGGAGCCGGATATGCTGACCGTCGGAAAAGCGATCGGTTCAGGGATACCGACAGCGGTCTACGGGTTCAGCGAAGAGGTGGCACAGCGTATGAAGGGGTTGATCAGTCTGGAGGATTCTGATACAGGCGGCATTGGAGGGACGCTTGCAGGAAACGCCTTATCCATGGCGGCAATGAGAGCGACGATGGAACATGTGCTTACGGATGAATTTTATGAGCGAAATATTGCCCTTGCCGAGCGGTTCTCGGACGGAGTCGAATCGGTGATTAAAGAGAAACAGCTTTCTTGGATCGTCAAGCGCCTTGGATGTCGTACAGAATACTGGTTCCGTGAAACTGCACCAAAAAATGGCGGGGAAGCGGCAGCGGCTGTGGATTTTGAGCTTGACCGATACATGCACCTTTATGCATTGAACCGCGGTATACTTATGACTCCTTTTCATAATATGGCTCTTATTTCTTCCCAGACGAAGGAATCGGATGTTGATTACCATACACAGATTTTCCGCGAAAGTGTAGAATCACTGCTTGAACATGCTGTAGTGCAGGTTTAA
- the nhaC gene encoding Na+/H+ antiporter NhaC — protein sequence MTAKRPRTPNLLIALIPIVFMMISLLVSLFFLKLDPQIPLLASAIVATVLGLSLGYSWKDIEKGMLKTVVLPIQAIIILMVIGALIGSWTAGGVVASMIYYGLKLLSPTYFLVAACLICMVVSVSSGNAWTSAGTIGIAIMGMAEGFGISTAMAAGAVISGCYFGDKISPMSEMTNLAAGITGLNLFEHIRHLLYTTVPAITIALIIYTIMGFTLTPQGSPDQVMVLQSQLDDIFVISPWLLLVPLIVIVLLTLKIPAIPGLVIGSLMGTVCTVMVQGASWTTALNTLYYGNEAETGVEILDSLLNNGGIESMFWTISLIMIAMAYGGILEVTRTLETIVESLVKMVKSTGHLIATTVGTSVITNILACDAYLAMIFPARMYASEYKRRGLHIKNLSRTIEDGGAVTSPLIPWNTCGAFMFATLGVHSFSYAPFAFFCFLSPIIAMIYGFFNLKIEYLPKDETEEAEMPYAK from the coding sequence ATGACAGCTAAGAGGCCAAGAACGCCGAATTTACTGATTGCGCTTATACCCATTGTGTTTATGATGATATCTCTTTTGGTTAGTTTATTTTTCCTGAAACTTGATCCGCAAATTCCTCTCTTGGCCAGTGCGATTGTAGCCACAGTCTTGGGATTGAGTTTGGGTTACTCTTGGAAAGACATTGAAAAGGGAATGTTGAAAACCGTTGTGCTGCCTATTCAGGCGATTATAATTTTAATGGTCATCGGAGCCTTGATTGGCTCCTGGACAGCAGGCGGGGTCGTGGCCTCCATGATTTATTATGGTTTGAAGTTATTGTCACCGACTTATTTCCTAGTGGCTGCCTGTCTTATTTGCATGGTAGTATCGGTATCTTCCGGAAATGCCTGGACTTCTGCAGGAACAATTGGAATCGCGATCATGGGTATGGCAGAAGGCTTTGGTATCAGTACAGCAATGGCAGCGGGTGCTGTCATATCCGGGTGCTATTTTGGGGATAAAATATCACCCATGTCTGAGATGACCAATCTGGCTGCGGGAATCACCGGATTAAATCTCTTTGAACATATCCGGCATTTGCTGTACACAACAGTTCCGGCTATTACGATTGCGCTTATTATTTATACTATCATGGGCTTTACACTGACGCCGCAGGGGTCTCCTGACCAGGTAATGGTTTTGCAGTCTCAGCTTGATGACATATTTGTCATTTCACCTTGGCTTCTGCTTGTTCCGCTAATTGTCATTGTATTGCTTACTCTGAAAATCCCTGCTATCCCGGGTCTTGTGATTGGAAGTCTTATGGGGACAGTGTGTACAGTAATGGTGCAGGGGGCATCCTGGACAACGGCCTTAAATACGTTATATTACGGAAATGAAGCGGAAACCGGCGTGGAAATCCTCGACAGCCTGTTGAATAATGGTGGAATTGAATCGATGTTTTGGACGATTTCTTTGATCATGATTGCCATGGCCTATGGGGGCATCCTTGAAGTGACTAGGACGTTGGAGACGATTGTAGAATCTCTGGTTAAGATGGTCAAATCTACAGGACATCTGATCGCAACCACCGTGGGCACGAGCGTGATAACGAACATACTGGCCTGTGATGCCTATCTCGCCATGATTTTTCCGGCACGGATGTATGCTTCAGAGTATAAAAGAAGAGGGCTGCATATTAAGAACCTGTCACGAACGATTGAAGATGGAGGAGCAGTGACTTCACCGCTGATTCCATGGAATACGTGCGGTGCCTTTATGTTTGCCACATTGGGCGTGCATTCCTTTTCCTATGCACCGTTTGCTTTTTTCTGTTTCCTTAGCCCAATTATAGCGATGATTTATGGCTTTTTTAATCTGAAAATTGAATACCTTCCAAAGGATGAAACAGAGGAAGCGGAAATGCCTTACGCCAAATGA
- a CDS encoding PLP-dependent aminotransferase family protein, giving the protein MLNSGPENALKLSSAIIHPGLLPSTYLIKEINQVLQDDPQIVARYGPIQGDDEVREVIKKYLQLYCKLQTTSSEIIITSGVQQGIDLVARTFIGPGDMVITEAPTYTAALDVFRNRGAHIIPIPVDEEGMQTDILASFCLAKKPKVVYTIPTFHNPTGTVLSENRRRDLLELAQRNGFLIVEDDSWNEIYFDDTPPPPTIKSLDTSGHVIYLKGFSKALAPSCRIGVMVSNGTVHQRLLTAKSCTDLGSPLLTQKALIPFLSSNRMNTHLEKLRIALELRRDQTIALLEKHAPEGVTWIIPKGGLNIWVSLPGSGNTDELLLKAQQSNLSFLPSSACYPSEPQYNHLRISYSYLENQQLEQGIIELCMVMEWYLNETI; this is encoded by the coding sequence ATGTTAAACTCGGGACCGGAAAATGCGCTTAAACTATCCAGTGCCATTATACACCCCGGATTACTGCCCTCCACTTATTTAATAAAAGAAATAAACCAAGTGTTGCAGGACGATCCACAAATTGTAGCCCGATACGGTCCCATTCAAGGAGATGACGAAGTTCGGGAGGTCATAAAAAAATATTTACAGCTATATTGTAAGCTTCAAACAACAAGCTCAGAAATTATCATTACCAGCGGTGTGCAGCAAGGAATCGACCTAGTGGCAAGAACTTTTATCGGTCCTGGAGACATGGTGATTACAGAGGCTCCTACCTATACGGCAGCACTGGATGTTTTTCGAAATCGAGGAGCACATATTATTCCTATTCCTGTGGACGAAGAAGGCATGCAGACAGATATTTTAGCTTCTTTTTGTTTAGCTAAAAAACCAAAAGTGGTGTATACCATTCCTACATTTCACAACCCAACAGGTACGGTTTTAAGTGAAAATAGAAGAAGAGATTTACTAGAACTGGCCCAGAGGAACGGCTTTCTTATTGTAGAGGACGACTCATGGAATGAAATCTATTTTGATGATACCCCACCGCCACCCACTATTAAATCTCTGGATACTAGCGGTCATGTGATTTATTTAAAAGGGTTTAGCAAAGCTTTAGCACCCAGTTGCAGAATTGGTGTAATGGTTTCAAACGGGACCGTTCACCAGCGATTGCTAACAGCGAAATCTTGTACGGACCTGGGCAGCCCGCTTTTAACACAAAAAGCGCTGATTCCATTTTTAAGCTCAAACAGAATGAATACACATTTGGAAAAGCTGCGTATTGCGCTTGAACTAAGAAGAGACCAAACGATTGCCTTGTTAGAAAAACATGCACCTGAAGGGGTTACATGGATTATACCTAAAGGAGGCCTGAACATTTGGGTATCTTTGCCCGGCAGTGGAAATACAGATGAACTGCTTCTAAAAGCACAACAGTCCAATCTTTCATTTTTGCCCAGTTCTGCCTGTTATCCAAGTGAACCACAGTATAACCATTTGAGAATTAGTTACTCTTATCTAGAGAATCAACAGCTGGAACAAGGCATTATCGAGCTTTGCATGGTTATGGAATGGTATCTTAATGAAACCATATGA
- a CDS encoding GntR family transcriptional regulator has product MPSIRKFSKENQVSLVTVSKAYSLLERNGYIHLMHGKGLLFGRQKRGKQGKARVMIGS; this is encoded by the coding sequence TTGCCTTCAATTCGGAAATTTTCAAAAGAAAATCAAGTTAGCCTCGTTACAGTAAGCAAGGCTTATAGCCTCTTAGAGAGAAATGGATACATTCATTTAATGCATGGCAAGGGGCTTTTGTTCGGAAGACAGAAAAGAGGAAAACAAGGAAAAGCGAGAGTTATGATTGGCAGCTAG
- a CDS encoding pyridoxal-dependent decarboxylase — protein sequence MNVMHQDQKEFEQIVAEFVQHVTNFYQGLEDRCVSIPYYEMPKNELSELGMGASAALKYFTQHYAKGLSGSVGSRYLGFVTGGSTPASIVGDWLVSVYDQNVAGSQDSIAGFIELETIDMLKELFHLRHEYSGTFLSGATMANFAGLAQARQWIAQHYGKDTSMEGLYNIPPVKILSGAPHSSVFKATSMLGIGRKSIHLIPCQENREAINIEKLTEFLEQHKSEPCIVVANAGTVNTVDYDDLDAIGKLKKHYRFWLHIDAAFGGFAACSPMYRELVKGMNHADSITIDAHKWLNVPYDSAMQFTRHKPLQAEVFQNNAAYLGGSIENPEFFDLTPENSRRFRALPAWFTLKAYGKSGYQNLVEQNVKLAKQLGDKINNSQEFKLLSPVRLNVVCFSLNEESITAEMNNQFLAALNQQGKVFMTPTIYSGVPAIRAAFSNWRTEEKDVEIIWEALRSTIRSIK from the coding sequence ATGAATGTCATGCATCAAGATCAAAAAGAGTTTGAACAGATAGTAGCAGAATTCGTACAGCATGTAACCAATTTTTATCAGGGCCTTGAAGATAGATGTGTATCGATTCCATACTATGAAATGCCCAAAAATGAACTATCTGAATTAGGTATGGGTGCAAGTGCAGCCCTTAAATATTTCACTCAACACTACGCTAAAGGCTTAAGCGGAAGTGTTGGTTCAAGGTATTTAGGTTTCGTTACAGGGGGCTCTACACCGGCATCTATTGTAGGAGATTGGTTAGTTAGTGTCTACGATCAAAATGTAGCTGGCTCACAAGATTCAATTGCCGGGTTCATTGAATTGGAAACGATTGATATGCTAAAGGAATTATTTCATTTAAGGCATGAGTACAGTGGCACCTTCCTAAGCGGGGCAACTATGGCAAATTTCGCAGGTCTTGCTCAAGCAAGGCAATGGATTGCTCAACACTATGGAAAAGACACCTCCATGGAAGGCCTGTACAATATTCCTCCGGTTAAAATTCTGAGCGGTGCCCCGCACTCAAGTGTTTTCAAAGCAACTTCCATGCTCGGCATAGGAAGAAAATCGATTCATTTAATACCTTGTCAGGAAAATCGCGAGGCGATCAATATTGAAAAGTTAACTGAATTTCTTGAACAGCATAAAAGTGAACCATGTATTGTTGTGGCCAATGCCGGAACAGTTAACACGGTAGACTATGATGATTTAGATGCTATTGGGAAGCTTAAAAAGCACTACCGCTTTTGGTTGCACATTGATGCAGCCTTTGGTGGTTTTGCCGCTTGTTCTCCTATGTATAGAGAATTAGTAAAAGGAATGAATCATGCGGATTCTATTACCATTGATGCGCATAAATGGCTGAACGTTCCCTATGACTCTGCGATGCAATTTACTCGTCATAAGCCACTTCAAGCAGAAGTGTTTCAAAATAATGCTGCTTATCTTGGCGGTTCGATTGAAAACCCGGAGTTTTTTGATCTTACACCCGAAAACTCCCGAAGATTCCGTGCCTTGCCAGCATGGTTTACGCTAAAGGCATACGGTAAAAGCGGTTACCAAAATCTCGTTGAGCAAAATGTTAAACTGGCTAAACAGCTAGGAGACAAAATAAATAACAGCCAGGAGTTCAAATTATTATCACCCGTAAGATTAAACGTTGTTTGCTTTTCTTTAAACGAAGAATCCATCACTGCTGAAATGAACAATCAATTTCTTGCTGCCTTAAATCAGCAAGGAAAAGTATTTATGACGCCCACTATCTATAGTGGTGTTCCTGCAATCCGCGCTGCTTTCAGCAATTGGCGCACAGAGGAAAAGGATGTAGAGATTATATGGGAAGCATTGCGATCAACCATTCGATCCATCAAATAG
- a CDS encoding VOC family protein → MTVQLIPYLVMNGNAKEAIQFYEKALGAEVLHMQSFGEGPENPDFPLPEEAKGRVMHATAKVGETLLMFSDTFPGQSHQTGNQVTICISTDNPEEAKQMYEALQQDGQVTMPLQETFFSPAYGSVIDKFGVNFQIFTEDQQ, encoded by the coding sequence GTGACAGTGCAGTTAATTCCTTACTTAGTGATGAATGGAAATGCCAAGGAAGCCATCCAGTTTTATGAAAAAGCTTTAGGGGCAGAGGTTCTTCATATGCAATCTTTTGGAGAAGGCCCAGAAAATCCGGACTTTCCTTTACCCGAAGAAGCAAAAGGCCGCGTAATGCACGCGACAGCAAAGGTGGGGGAAACATTACTTATGTTTTCTGATACGTTTCCTGGTCAATCTCATCAGACTGGAAATCAGGTAACCATCTGTATTTCGACCGACAATCCAGAAGAAGCAAAACAAATGTATGAGGCATTACAGCAGGACGGTCAAGTGACTATGCCTTTACAAGAAACTTTTTTTAGCCCGGCTTACGGCAGTGTTATAGATAAATTTGGTGTAAACTTTCAAATTTTCACTGAAGATCAGCAGTAA
- a CDS encoding alpha/beta hydrolase-fold protein, whose translation MSHSQLTSKYNNKTYDIEIYIPETELPSEGLPIYYVLDGLYYFSFVRDVVRIQQLNRGKTGVNPAIVIGICHQKEEMREQRFIDFTAPAKHVIMPERAKGKLPSGYGGAERFFKFIELELKPYIEQHYSVNRQAQYLFGHSLGGYFALWCLYTNPRAFKNYIAISPSVWWNSEELLNMAHLLVENGASHGKHHVFIAAGEHEGFMVEDANRIRALLNEHHLSTELYIAPDENHASVVPTVVSRAVRFCSRNEK comes from the coding sequence ATGAGCCATAGTCAATTGACTTCTAAATACAACAATAAAACATATGACATCGAGATATACATTCCGGAGACAGAACTGCCTAGTGAAGGGTTGCCTATTTACTATGTATTAGACGGGCTGTATTATTTTTCATTTGTCCGCGATGTTGTACGTATTCAACAATTAAATCGAGGGAAAACAGGTGTCAATCCTGCTATTGTTATCGGTATTTGCCATCAAAAAGAAGAAATGCGAGAACAGCGCTTTATCGACTTTACGGCACCAGCTAAACATGTAATTATGCCCGAGCGCGCAAAAGGGAAACTGCCGAGTGGTTATGGTGGAGCTGAACGATTCTTTAAGTTTATTGAATTGGAATTAAAACCTTATATTGAGCAACACTACTCTGTGAACCGCCAAGCTCAATATCTATTTGGTCATTCACTTGGTGGTTACTTTGCTTTATGGTGCTTATACACAAACCCGCGGGCATTTAAAAATTATATCGCGATTAGCCCATCTGTATGGTGGAATAGCGAGGAACTGCTAAACATGGCTCATCTTTTGGTTGAAAACGGAGCAAGCCATGGGAAACATCATGTATTTATCGCAGCCGGTGAACATGAAGGTTTTATGGTAGAGGATGCAAACAGAATCAGGGCTTTACTAAATGAACATCATTTAAGCACAGAACTTTATATAGCTCCTGATGAAAATCATGCTTCTGTCGTGCCAACGGTAGTAAGCCGTGCCGTTCGCTTTTGCTCGAGAAATGAAAAATAA
- a CDS encoding AraC family transcriptional regulator, translating to MELTINQIIEYFAHSSIQFVDVFISRLDASRTDTGRKTAPGVCGMIIPIKGSSCFSLNGTAYRMNQRTIVHAGSRMDIEIKTFENEWEYAVIHYRIIETTPAYKEMLNHHFLISIDGSAKIQQLVHYLLQQQIKPDNISKFKVQNVFMNLLEVILLSARNECYENKMDPILAALEYIQLYYAKELCVSELAQQFGMERRKFSYLFEQLTGLTPIQYITEYRIRRAKELLRTSNLPIADIAEVVGYPDSFYFSRVFKKLTKMPPSIYRKQ from the coding sequence ATGGAATTGACAATCAATCAAATCATTGAATACTTTGCCCACTCATCTATACAATTTGTGGATGTCTTTATAAGCAGGCTGGATGCTTCGAGAACGGATACCGGTAGAAAGACTGCCCCGGGGGTTTGTGGGATGATTATTCCAATTAAAGGTTCTTCCTGTTTTTCCCTTAATGGCACGGCATATAGAATGAATCAGCGTACAATAGTTCATGCAGGATCGAGGATGGATATTGAAATTAAAACGTTTGAAAACGAGTGGGAGTATGCAGTGATCCATTATAGGATTATCGAGACAACACCGGCTTATAAAGAAATGCTGAACCACCATTTTTTGATTTCTATTGATGGTTCAGCAAAAATTCAGCAACTTGTACACTATCTTCTGCAACAACAGATAAAACCAGATAATATATCCAAATTTAAAGTGCAAAATGTATTTATGAATTTATTGGAAGTGATATTGCTGTCAGCAAGAAATGAGTGCTATGAAAATAAAATGGATCCTATTTTGGCTGCACTTGAATATATTCAGCTTTATTATGCTAAAGAACTATGTGTCAGTGAACTTGCTCAACAATTTGGCATGGAAAGAAGAAAATTTTCTTATTTGTTTGAACAGCTGACTGGCTTAACACCGATACAATACATTACAGAATACAGAATTAGGCGTGCAAAGGAGCTTTTAAGAACAAGTAATTTGCCAATTGCTGATATTGCAGAAGTGGTCGGTTATCCGGACAGCTTTTACTTTAGCCGGGTATTCAAAAAACTTACTAAAATGCCGCCTTCTATTTACAGAAAGCAATAG
- a CDS encoding ABC transporter substrate-binding protein yields the protein MKKHWLLGGTALLAISLAACGSTEGASESGAKTEAVEADGKNTASTSEEQAKETRISYLGDEYTFPNPAENIVAASLEAMEDAAVLGVKPVGVLEIAGEVPGYLAKELKGAALIGDKFSPNAEAILSLDPDAIIGTSKWNEEVMAKMNKIATTLPYSHISTNWKDNLLAFGQLTGKTAEAEKVISDYDTKAAKAKAELGNSAADKEVLIIRVRGGLMNIYPAGVYLNPVLYEDLGLKVPETLTAAKAQQELTLETLSKINPDIIFLQFEKSENADAPSALKDLQKNPIFTNLKAAKNGDVHVNVIDPLAQGGTAWSKVKFLDAAVEKLVK from the coding sequence ATGAAAAAGCATTGGTTATTAGGAGGTACGGCACTTTTAGCAATATCTCTTGCAGCATGTGGATCGACAGAAGGAGCAAGTGAATCAGGTGCCAAAACAGAAGCAGTTGAAGCGGATGGCAAGAATACGGCTTCTACATCTGAAGAACAAGCAAAGGAAACAAGAATTAGCTATTTAGGTGATGAATATACATTCCCAAATCCAGCTGAGAATATCGTAGCGGCAAGCCTTGAAGCGATGGAGGATGCGGCAGTCTTGGGGGTTAAGCCAGTAGGCGTACTAGAGATCGCTGGTGAAGTTCCAGGTTACTTAGCAAAAGAATTAAAAGGAGCAGCATTAATTGGTGACAAATTTTCACCAAATGCAGAAGCGATTCTTTCACTTGATCCAGATGCCATCATCGGGACTTCCAAGTGGAATGAAGAGGTCATGGCAAAAATGAATAAGATAGCAACAACTTTACCTTATTCACATATTTCAACCAATTGGAAAGATAATTTATTGGCGTTTGGACAATTAACAGGAAAAACAGCAGAAGCAGAAAAAGTCATTTCAGATTATGATACGAAAGCGGCAAAAGCGAAAGCTGAGTTAGGCAATTCAGCAGCAGATAAAGAAGTATTAATTATTCGTGTTCGTGGGGGATTAATGAATATTTATCCTGCAGGCGTTTATTTGAATCCGGTGTTATATGAAGACTTAGGCTTGAAAGTGCCAGAAACATTAACAGCTGCTAAAGCACAACAGGAATTAACGCTCGAAACATTATCGAAAATCAATCCGGATATCATCTTCCTTCAATTTGAAAAATCTGAAAACGCGGATGCACCAAGCGCTTTAAAGGATTTGCAAAAAAATCCTATTTTCACCAATTTAAAAGCAGCTAAAAATGGAGATGTTCATGTAAATGTTATTGATCCACTTGCACAAGGCGGTACAGCATGGTCAAAAGTTAAGTTTTTAGATGCAGCAGTGGAGAAACTAGTGAAATAA